A window from Chaetodon trifascialis isolate fChaTrf1 chromosome 5, fChaTrf1.hap1, whole genome shotgun sequence encodes these proteins:
- the cstf2 gene encoding cleavage stimulation factor subunit 2 translates to MANVTAAAAAAAAAAASRDPAVDRSLRSVFVGNIPYEATEEQLKDIFSEVGLVVSFRLVYDRETGKPKGYGFCEYQDQETALSAMRNLNGREFSGRALRVDNAASEKNKEELKSLGTGAPIIESPYGDSIQPQEAPESISRAVASLPPEQMFELMKQMKLCVQNSPQEARNMLLQNPQLAYALLQAQVVMRIVDPEIALKMLHRQTSVPPLIPSGQGGGAPQVNPPPAQPSVPASQPQPVPGMHVNGAPQMMQPPNMGVVPGQMSVPGPGPGPGPVPVGPPGNLQHSPTGSSGQAAIERPQGPGGIPPRGLLGDGPNDPRGGTLLSVTGEVIDPNRGYMGAPPPHQAPPVHMAQMASGPPPDMRGPPMDMRGPAMGEPRNMMGDPRGPPMMESRAPPMETRGRDPRAMDARGPVTGQRVPMAAGMPGPVPHNMGPNAPPPARPGPGISGVPPSGGGFSPGQSQVSTQDQEKAALIMQVLQLTPEQIAMLPPEQRQSILILKEQIQKTAGGAP, encoded by the exons ATGGCGAATGTaactgctgctgccgccgccgctgctgccgctgccgcgAGCAGAGACCCAGCTGTTGACCGTTCATTACGCTCAGTGTTTG tGGGGAACATTCCGTATGAAGCCACtgaagagcagctgaaagacatCTTTTCTGAAGTCGGACTTGTTGTCAGCTTCAG GTTAGTCTATGACAGGGAAACAGGAAAGCCAAAGGGATATGGCTTCTGTGAATATCAAGACCAGGAGACGGCCCTCAGTGCCATGCGGAACCTGAACGGGAGAGAGTTCAGCGGTCGGGCTCTCCGTGTTGACAACGCCGCcagtgagaaaaacaaggaAGAGCTCAAAA GCTTAGGAACAGGAGCCCCCATCATCGAGTCTCCTTATGGAGACAGCATCCAGCCACAGGAAGCCCCAGAGTCCATTAGCAGAGCTGTGGCCAGTCTGCCACCTGAGCAGATGTTTGAACTTATGAAACAGATGAAG ctgtgtgtgcagaacaGTCCTCAGGAGGCGAGgaacatgctgctgcagaaccCCCAGCTGGCCTATGCTCTGCTGCAGGCCCAAGTGGTCATGCGGATTGTTGACCCCGAGATAGCCTTG AAAATGCTCCACCGTCAAACTTCGGTTCCGCCTCTGATTCCCAGCGGGCAGGGTGGAGGAGCACCACAAGTCAATCCACCTCCTGCACAGCCCAGCGTGCCAGCATCTCAGCCGCAGCCTGTG CCTGGAATGCATGTTAATGGAGCCCCTCAAATGATGCAGCCCCCCAACATGGGTGTTGTCCCTGGACAAATGTCTGTACCAGGACCAGGACCGGGACCTGGCCCAGTTCCAGTGGGACCTCCAG GAAACCTTCAGCATTCTCCCACAGGATCGTCTGGGCAAGCTGCTATCGAGCGGCCTCAAG GACCAGGCGGTATACCCCCCCGAGGCCTGCTGGGAGATGGTCCCAATGACCCCAGAGGGGgaactctgctgtctgtcactggaGAAGTCATAGACCCCAA CCGAGGTTACATGGGAGCTCCACCTCCCCACCAAGCCCCTCCTGTACACATGGCCCAAATGGCAAGCGGACCCCCACCGGATATGAGAGGACCTCCAATGGACATGAGAGGCCCGGCCATGGGCGAACCACGAAACATGATGGGTGACCCCAGAGGGCCCCCGATGATGGAGTCACGGGCACCGCCAATGGAAACCAGAG gtcgTGACCCGAGGGCGATGGACGCTCGCGGCCCAGTGACGGGCCAGAGGGTTCCCATGGCGGCAGGGATGCCAGGCCCCGTTCCTCATAACATGGGCCCTAACGCTCCTCCACCTGCAAGACCG GGTCCTGGTATCTCTGGTGTTCCTCCATCGGGAGGAGGCTTCAGCCCGGGGCAGAGCCAGGTCTCCACACAGGACCAGGAGAAG GCCGCCCTGATCATGCAGGTCCTCCAGCTGACCCCAGAACAGATCGCCATGTTGCCCCCGGAGCAGCGGCAGAGCATCCTCATCCTCAAAGAGCAGATTCAGAAGACTGCAGGAGGGGCGCCTTGA